A window of Salmo trutta chromosome 31, fSalTru1.1, whole genome shotgun sequence contains these coding sequences:
- the LOC115169795 gene encoding nicotinamide/nicotinic acid mononucleotide adenylyltransferase 2, translated as MTDNTKTHVILLSCGSFNPITKGHIHMFEKAREYLHKTGKFIVIGGIISPVHDSYGKPGLVPSRHRLTMCQLAVQSSDWIRVDPWECYQDTWQTTCSVLEHHRDLMKRVTGCILSNVNTPSTTPVIGQPQNETQTAIYQNHNTMNNKPTAIKLWGKMSESLGKICCVRPHIDRFTFVDENANLGTAMRYEEIELRILLLCGSDLLESFCIPGLWKDSDMEVIVGDFGIVVVPRDGVDTERIMNHSSVLRKNKDNITVVKDDANHPMSIVSSTKSRLALQHGDGHVVDYLNQTVIDYILQSQLYINASG; from the exons AAAAAGCCAGAGAATACCTGCACAAAACAGGGAAGTTCATTGTGATTGGGGGTATCATTTCACCTGTACATGACTCCTATGGCAAACCG GGCCTCGTCCCCAGCAGACATCGTCTCACCATGTGTCAACTGGCAGTCCAGTCGTCCGACTGGATCAG AGTGGATCCCTGGGAGTGCTACCAGGACACATGGCAGACTACATGCAGCGTGCTGGAGCATCATCGTGACCTCATGAAG AGAGTCACAGGGTGCATTCTGTCCAATGTGAACACACCGTCCACAACTCCAGTGATCGGCCAACCACAGAATGAGACTCAGACTGCCATCTATCAGAACCACAACACAATGAACAACAAGCCCACTGCCA TTAAGCTTTGGGGGAAGATGAGTGAGAGCTTGGGCAAAATTTGCTGTGTTCGCCCCCACATTGATCGTTTTACCTTTGTGG ATGAAAATGCCAACCTTGGTACTGCAATGCGATATGAGGAAATTG AGTTGCGCATCTTGCTTCTGTGTGGCAGTGATCTTCTGGAGTCATTCTGCATCCCTGGCTTATGGAAAGACAGTGAT ATGGAGGTGATTGTGGGAGACTTTGGGATTGTTGTTGTGCCTCGGGATGGAGTTGATACAGAGAGGATAATGAACCATTCCTCTGTGCTGCGCAAGAACAAG GATAACATCACAGTAGTAAAAGACGATGCCAACCACCCTATGTCCATTGTCAGCTCCACCAAGAGCAG ACTGGCCCTGCAACACGGGGACGGCCATGTGGTGGACTACCTGAACCAGACAGTCATCGACTACATCCTGCAGAGTCAGCTCTACATCAATGCCTCTGGATAG